The Prevotella melaninogenica genome window below encodes:
- a CDS encoding 3-deoxy-D-manno-octulosonic acid transferase, with product MYNVIMYAIQVGISLGGLFNEKLRKMWRGEQEAVRILREKVEPDAKYVWFHAASLGEFEQGRPLIEQVRKDYPQYKILLTFFSPSGYEVRKNYEGADIITYLPIDTVGNARRFLRAVRPVMAFFIKYEFWYNYLHILQHRGVPVYSVSSIFRPDQIFFKWYGRGYGRVLKCFSRFFVQNEESKSLLSKIGITDAMVVGDTRFDRVLQIKEASKRLPLVEKFVNIDASDRKKVFVAGSSWQPDEEIFIKYFNEHKDWKLIIAPHVIGEEHLKTILSLIKDKKVVRYTQANEENVADADVLIIDCFGLLSSIYHYGDVAYVGGGFGVGIHNVLEAAVWDMPVLFGPNNKHFAEAQGLLREGGGYEVFDLESFSLLMNHFAEDEEFRATCGSMAGAYVASLAGATNKVLSNVKL from the coding sequence ATGTATAATGTAATAATGTATGCCATCCAGGTTGGCATCTCTTTGGGCGGCCTTTTCAATGAGAAGCTGCGTAAGATGTGGAGAGGCGAGCAGGAGGCTGTGAGAATCTTGCGTGAAAAGGTGGAGCCAGACGCTAAATACGTTTGGTTTCATGCGGCTTCATTGGGCGAATTTGAACAAGGTCGTCCTTTGATAGAGCAGGTACGAAAAGACTATCCGCAATACAAGATTCTGCTTACTTTCTTTTCTCCTTCTGGTTATGAGGTGAGAAAGAATTATGAGGGTGCAGACATCATCACCTATCTTCCAATTGACACGGTAGGTAATGCACGTAGATTTCTACGTGCTGTTCGTCCTGTTATGGCGTTCTTCATCAAGTATGAGTTTTGGTATAATTACCTGCATATCCTACAGCATCGTGGTGTACCTGTTTATAGTGTGTCAAGCATTTTTCGTCCTGATCAAATCTTCTTTAAGTGGTATGGTCGTGGCTACGGACGTGTCTTGAAATGCTTTAGCCGTTTCTTTGTACAGAACGAAGAGAGCAAGAGCCTTTTAAGTAAGATAGGTATCACAGACGCAATGGTTGTGGGCGATACTCGTTTTGATCGTGTGTTACAAATCAAGGAAGCAAGTAAACGACTTCCGTTGGTTGAGAAATTCGTCAATATAGATGCGTCTGATAGAAAGAAAGTCTTTGTAGCAGGCTCTTCATGGCAGCCTGATGAGGAAATCTTCATTAAGTACTTTAATGAACATAAGGACTGGAAACTCATCATTGCACCGCACGTTATAGGGGAAGAGCATCTAAAAACAATTCTCTCGTTGATTAAGGATAAGAAGGTGGTACGCTACACGCAGGCAAATGAAGAGAATGTTGCTGATGCAGATGTCCTCATTATTGATTGCTTTGGTTTGCTGTCATCTATCTATCATTATGGTGATGTAGCCTATGTAGGAGGTGGCTTCGGAGTTGGTATTCACAATGTTCTCGAAGCAGCAGTATGGGATATGCCAGTACTTTTTGGTCCAAACAATAAGCATTTCGCAGAGGCACAAGGACTCTTGCGTGAAGGTGGAGGTTATGAAGTCTTCGACCTGGAGAGTTTCAGTTTATTGATGAATCACTTTGCTGAAGACGAAGAGTTCCGTGCGACATGTGGTAGTATGGCAGGTGCCTATGTTGCAAGTTTGGCAGGTGCGACAAATAAAGTTCTAAGCAACGTAAAGTTATGA
- the trpS gene encoding tryptophan--tRNA ligase: MGKIILTGDRPTGKLHLGHYVGSLRRRVELQNLGDYDKMFVFMADVQALTDNADNPEKIRQNIIEVALDYLSAGLSPEKCTLYIQSQIPEIAELTTFLMNLVSVSRVQRNPTVKTEIKMRNFEANIPMGFFAYPVSQAADIAAFKATTVPAGEDQEPMLELTRELVRRFNQIYAPVLVEPAIMLPENATARRLPGTDGKEKMSKSLGNCIYLSDDADTVWKKVKTMYTDPTHLNVSDPGHVEGNAVFTYLDAFSTNEDFAEFWPEFQNLDELKAAYTAGGIGDMKCKKLLNSVLNKMLDPIRARRHEYEQDIPEIYNILKKGSLEARETAAQTMDEVRAAMQINYFEDTDLIQSQAERFRQK; the protein is encoded by the coding sequence ATGGGAAAGATTATTTTAACAGGTGACCGCCCTACAGGTAAACTTCACTTGGGTCACTACGTGGGTTCTCTCCGCCGTCGTGTGGAACTTCAGAACCTCGGAGACTACGATAAGATGTTTGTCTTTATGGCAGACGTACAGGCGTTGACAGATAATGCTGACAATCCAGAGAAGATTCGACAGAATATTATTGAGGTAGCTTTAGATTATCTCTCTGCTGGCTTGAGCCCAGAGAAATGTACACTCTATATACAGAGTCAGATTCCTGAAATAGCCGAACTGACCACTTTCTTGATGAATCTTGTCAGCGTAAGCCGTGTTCAGCGTAACCCAACGGTGAAGACTGAGATTAAGATGCGCAACTTTGAAGCTAATATCCCAATGGGCTTCTTTGCTTATCCTGTTTCTCAGGCTGCTGATATTGCAGCTTTTAAGGCCACTACTGTTCCTGCAGGTGAGGATCAAGAGCCTATGTTGGAGTTGACACGTGAACTCGTACGTCGCTTCAATCAGATTTATGCACCAGTACTCGTTGAGCCTGCTATTATGTTGCCAGAGAATGCAACGGCACGTCGTCTGCCTGGTACAGATGGTAAGGAGAAGATGAGTAAGAGTCTTGGTAACTGTATCTATCTCTCTGACGACGCTGATACCGTATGGAAGAAGGTGAAGACAATGTACACTGACCCAACTCACCTGAATGTGTCTGACCCAGGTCATGTTGAGGGTAATGCTGTGTTTACTTACCTTGATGCTTTCTCAACAAATGAGGACTTCGCTGAGTTCTGGCCAGAGTTCCAGAACCTTGATGAGCTGAAAGCGGCTTATACAGCTGGTGGTATCGGTGATATGAAGTGTAAGAAGTTGCTCAATAGTGTCTTGAACAAGATGTTGGATCCAATCCGTGCGCGCCGTCATGAGTACGAACAGGATATTCCAGAGATTTATAATATCCTCAAGAAGGGTTCATTGGAAGCACGCGAGACCGCTGCCCAGACTATGGATGAGGTACGTGCAGCTATGCAGATTAACTATTTCGAGGATACCGATTTGATTCAGAGTCAGGCTGAGCGATTCAGACAGAAGTAA